The nucleotide window CCACACCGGTCTGCACGAACTGCCGTTCCGGCCGCAGCATGGTGCCCTTGACCCGCAGAACCTGTCCCGCATAGGACAGACGCAGGGGTCTGGGCGCATTCTTAAGGCGGGTGCGGGCAATCCGGGCGACCTGGCCGGTAATGTCGGTACGCACCCCCATCATATGCTGGGACGCGGGGTCCATGACCCTGAACATATGGCGGGACTGGGCGGCGCCGGGACCTGACAGCAGGCTTTCCTCGAACTCCACAAGCGGCGGTTCAACCCGGGCATAGCCCTGGGCTGTAAAGCTGGACAGCAACCGGTTCACGGTTTCCGCTTCATATTCCGCATCATTGGCGAGGGTATCGTGCAAGCCCTCCGGCAGCAGGGCTTTGTCATTTGGTTCAAGCATACGCGCAATCCATGAATTTTCTGTCGGGATATGAAACAGATATCCCGGGGCACCGCCGTGCTTATATCACCCTGTTTTTGGAATCTAAAGAGGAAAATCCATGGCGAATGCCGAATCTTCGGGTTATTTTCGGCCGCTTCTCAGCTCATTTCCGACAGTCCGGCAAGCCTTTTTTCCGGCAGGCGCACATAAACGGATGTGCCGTTCCCCTCTTCACTCTCAATCCACACCTTGCCGCCATGCAGCTTGACCAGCAGACTGGACAGGGACAGGCCGAGCCCGGCACCCTGGAATGACTTGTTATATTTGATTTCCGCCTGGACGAAAGGTTCAAGCATCTGGGGAATGATTTCTTCCGAAATGCCAATGCCAAAATCCCTGAGAGAAATCAGCGCAGAACCATCCTTGTCTATTTTTGCAGACAGTATAATTTCGCCGCCTTCATGGGAAAATTTGATGGCATTGGAAATCAGGTTCATCAGAACCTGACGGAGCCGGCGCCGGTCGGCATTGATCTCCCCCAGATTTGCGTCAATTTCCTTTGTCAGGATCAGTTTCCTGTCTTCGAAATCTGACTGGAATATCAACAGGCTGCTTTCGATCAGCTCATTCAGCGGGAAGATGCTTTCCTTCAGTTCCATCTCGCCGGATTCGATCCGGGACAAATCAAGCAGCTGGCCCAGCAGGTCGGTCAATTTGGTGCCTGCTTCCTCGATATCATGAAGATACCCAAGATAATCCTTGTTGCCGATCGGTCCCTTGGCTTCGCTCGACATCAGTGAGGCAAAACCGATTATGGCATTTAGCGGCGTGCGCAGTTCATGGCTCATGTTGGCCAGAAAGGCGGATTTCGCCCGGTTGGCATTATCCGCCTGCAGCCTCATTTCCATCAGATGCTCAGCTGTTTCCTTGTGGGCCTCCAGCTCCTTGATCAGTTCATCCCGGGCAAAAGACAATTCGTCCTGGGTTTTCTTCAGTCTGCGAAACTGACTGACAATGGAATTGGAAAAGCCGTTAAAGGTCCGCGCCAGCCAGCCCAGTTCGTCATTCTCGTGGGATTTTGGAATCTCCACCGGGTTTTCCCCCGGATTTTCCGGATCGATAGAGGAAATCTTGCGGACAAAAATATTCAGTGGTTTCGTGATGACGAAATAATAAGCCAGATACAGCAGGAACACGAGAAGCATATTCCTGACAATGCCGGTGAAAAAGACCATCACAGCCCGGTCATAAAAACCGGCCAGGGCAACATCCCGGTTAATGCGTATAACGATGCGGCCTGATCCGACCGTTACGTCACCGGCAACTTTCAGATCCTTGGAATAGACCTGATAAACATCCGAGATCCTGCGGGTCAGCCACTGGGTGGAACTGCTGCCGATTGGTCGGGACCTGGTTGCCAGAATCTGGCCCAGATCGTCGGTAATTGTTGCTTCCTGCACAAATTCATAAGCAAACAGACCTTCAAGAAGATGGCCTGCAAGCGCCTGATCAATGATATAGACGGCCCGGGCTGCCGGTTTTTCAGCAACCTGCAAAATATCCCCCATACGCTTTTCGAGATACTTATCTTCGTCCAGATAATCCAGATAGACCTGAATACCCGACAGAAGGATGCCCACCAGAAAGGCCAGAAAAACGCCGATCTTGGCCAACCTGAATGACAGACTTTTTGACGGCAACGGTCTCATCCGCAACGCTCCTTGAAGTCAGCATCCCTGGTTCCCTGCCTAAATTCTTTCCTGCCTGGAGAAATTAAACGACCGTCACTCCCCCCAATTACCACAACCTTTGTTTTCATTTTATCACAGAATATTATCTTTTCAACGCCTGTCATCTACAGGAAGTCCTTTGGAATCAGCCTGGCAAAAAACAAGCTGATCCGGCTATGGTCTTTGATAATTTATCAGGACACCTGATCCGACACTCCTGTAAAAAACCAGACCAAGATTAGACCATAGAAAAAGTGGTTCCAAGCGCTTATGAGATAAAACTTACATCCGCTGCATCCAAAACTGCCGGGAACAAGGAGCGCCAAAGGTCTGTTTTTACGAAACCCGGAAAAATATTTTATTTTGCGGTCACGGAATAGCAGCCGGTTTGAACAGTACTGCTGTATTTTTTCGCCAACCGCAACAGTTCCCCGGACCGCTGCATTTCACTAATGGCCGCAGCAATCTTTCCGGTTTCCCCCCGGAAGGGGGATTTGTCGGAAACGACAAAGGCGAGATTGGCTTCAACGAGTTCGACCGGTTTACCGAGTTTTGGCCAGAACTCTTCCGGCATGCTATATCTGTCGGAGATCTTTAATTGATAGGACTCTATCAGTTGATCCGTCGCCGTAAAGGCATCAGCACGCCCCCGTGAGGCCAGTTCGAGGATCGACTCCCCCGCAGCAACGGGAACAGCCTTTATATCCATGTGGCGTGCGAAATGCCGATCAAAATATCCACCGGGGGGGAAAATGACAGACTTGCCGTTCAGGTCGTCAATGGTGGTTATCCCCCGGTTTGCCATGGGCACAACAATCAGGCGGGCACAACTTACAATGCCGACAGTTTCATAACCAAAATCGTTATCCGGATAGGAATGAAAGATGGAATAATCCGCCTTCCCGGTGGCCAGAGACTGGATATTACGGCCAAAAGGCTGGAAGATAATATCGTAGTCCACACCTGACCTCTGACGGACCTGCCTGGCAATGTCGACAAATAATCCTTTGTCCTGGCCATCTTCCCGCCAACTGAATGGAAATATATCCAGAACAACCATAACCGGCTTGCGGGCAGCGTCTTCCGGCTTGCCGATTGCCGGCAGGCATAACGCCGCCATAAAACCGAAGGCCGCCAAAATTCTAAAACCATAAGATCGAACGGACGTAAACATATCAAAAACTTCATTTAAATTTTGACGGCCGACAAAAAAAGAAGCCTGATTTTACTTCCTCAAAAAGATCCCGCCCACCGGAAATGTATAAAAAGAGCAATAAACAAAAAAAGGAGGCCAGATTATGACCTCCTCAGTTTATGGATACAGGTTAAATTAACCCGTGTTGTAAATCCTTAAAAGCTCAGAGCCTTGACCTGACGCACATGCGGCAGCCCCTGCACCTTCTCCAGAACCTCGTCAGTGGCCTGCTGGTCAATTGAGACAAGGGCAATAGCTTCGCCGCCTTCGGCTTTACGGCCGAGACTGAAGGTCGCAATATTGAGGCCGGCATCGCCAAGCACTGTTCCCAGCGCCCCGATGAAACCAGGCATATCCTCATTGGTCACATAAAGCATTTCCTTGGACAGTTCAGCTTCCAGACGGATGTCTTTGACCTCGACAATACGCGGGCGACGATCTGCAAACAGCGTGCCAGCAACAGAGCGGGTCTGTTTGTCGGTGGTCACGCTGACCCGGATCATGGTGTGATAGTCACCCTCGCCCTCGTTTTTGCTCTCGATGATCTCGATGTCGCGTTCCTTGGCAATGGCCATGGCATTGACCATGTTGACACTGTCCATAAGCGGCTGCAGCAGACCCTCGACCACAATGGCGGTCAGGGGACGAATATTCAGCTGGGTCACATCGCCCTGATATTCGATATGGATTTTCTGCAGGGCATTTTCCGTCAACTGTCCGGCAAAACTGCCAAGCTCGCCAGCCAGTTTCATATAAGGATTGAGGCGAACGGCTTCCTCGGCGGTCACAGACGGCATGTTCAGCGCGTTGGTCACGGCCCCGTCAAGCAGATAGTCGGCCATCTGTTCGGCGACCTGAACGGCCACGTTAACCTGGGCTTCCGTGGTGGAGGCGCCAAGATGCGGCGTTGCCACAACCTTGTCATTACCGAACAGCGGGTTTTCCTTCGCCGGTTCTTCGGCAAATACGTCAAGTGCGGCACCGGCCACCTTGCCACTGTCCAGTGCATCTTTGAGCGCAGCTTCGTCAATCAGGCCGCCACGGGCACAGTTAATGATCCGCACGCCGTCCTTCATCTTGGCAAAGGCCTCTTTCCCCAGAATACCGCGGGTGCTGTCGGTCAGCGGTGTATGCAGGGTAATGAAATCGGCGCGGTTGAGAAGTTCATCCAGTTCGACTTTCTCCACACCGATTTCCTCAGCCCGCTCCACGGACAGGAAGGGATCAAAAGCCACCACTTTCATTTTCAGGCCGAGGGCCCGGTCGGCAGCGATGGCGCCGATGTTGCCGCAGCCGATAACACCGAGGGTCTTGGAGGTCAGTTCAACCCCCATGAATTTGGATTTTTCCCATTTACCGGCGTGAGTGGATTCATTGGCCTGCGGAATTTCACGTGCCACGGCAAACATCATGGCAATGGCATGTTCCGCCGTGGTTATGCTGTTTCCAAACGGCGTGTTCATGACTACCACACCGTTGCCGGTGGCAGCTTTTACATCCACATTGTCAACACCGATACCGGCGCGGCCAACCACTTTGAGGTTTTTGGCAGCAGCCAGAACTTCCGGTGTCACCTTGGTCGCGGAACGAATGGCGAGACCATCATATTCCGGGATTTTGGCAATCAGTTCTTCGGGAGTCATGCCGACAATCTGGTCAGCCTGGATTCCGCGTTTTTCGAAAATTTCCTTGGCAAGGGGGCTCAGTTTGTCTGAAATCAGGACCTTAACCATCATAAATACCTTTCAATCAATATATCTGTTCGGAGAATGTGAGCGGATCCCGCTGGCGCGCGGCATCCGCTTCTTCTGTAGGTCAGACGTAGGAAGCTTTCACTTCTTCAAGCGCCCACTCAACCCAGGGAACCAGCTTCTCGAGGTCAGCTGTTTCGATGGTGGAGCCTGCCCAGATGCGCAGGCCTGCCGGGGCATCCCGGTAGGCGCCGATGTCATAAGCGGCACCTTCCGCGTCCAGCAGGGCAACGACCTTTTTGGCAGCCGCAGCCTGATCGTCTTCCGACAGCGCCGCAAACCAGGGCGCAGTGATGTTCAGACAGACAGAGGTATTGGACACAGTAGCCGGATCCTTCGCCAGGAAGGCCACATTGTCAGAGCTATCGACCCAGTTCTTCAGAACCGCGAGATTGGCTTCAGAGCGTTTAATCATGCCCTGGAGTCCGCCGATGCTTTCCGCCCATTTCAGGGCGTCCAGATAATCTTCGACACAAAGCATGGAAGGTGTGTTGATGGTCGCACCGGTGAAAATATCTTCGATCAGCTTGCCGCCCTTGGTCAGGCGGAAGATTTTCGGCAGCGGCCGGTTCGGGGTAAAGCTTTCCAGACGTTCCACAGCCCGCGGTGACAGGATAATCACCCCGTGGGCGCCTTCACCACCGAGAACCTTCTGCCAGCTGAAGGTCACCACATCCAGCTTGTCAAACGGCAGGTCCATGGCGAACGCAGCAGAGGTCGCATCACAGATGGTCAGGCCGGCACGGTCGTCGGAAATCCAGTCGCCGTTCGGCACTTTGACACCGGAAGTCGTTCCGTTCCAGGTAAAGACCACGTCACGGGCAGGGTCAACCTTGCTCAGGTCCGGCAGTTCACCGTATCCTGCTTCAAGAATTCGGACATCGTCCAGCTTCAGCTGTTTGGTCACATCAGTGATCCAGCCGGAACCGAAACTTTCCCAGGCCAGCATATCAACGCCGCGGGCGCCAAGCATGGACCAGAGCGCCATTTCCACGGCACCGGTATCAGAACCGGGCACGATACCAACGCGATAGCCTTCAGGCACACCAAGGAGTTCCGCGGTACGGTCGATAGCTTCTTTGAGTCTTGATTTGCCAATTTTGGCGCGATGAGAACGTCCCAGAGGGGCGTCTTTGAGGTCTTCCAACGTCCAGCCCGGGCGTTTTGCGCAAGGGCCTGACGAAAACAGCGGGTTCGCTGGTTTCACTTCCGGTTTCATAATATGTCTCCTATTCCTTCCAGAATAGCTGACCCTCGTTGGGGAGGGTTAGCCCACAGCGGAATATAGAGATGGAAAATTCATCGTCAAGTGAAGAATTTGCGAAATAGCCACAACAGGCCGAAGAAAATTTACTCCTCCGGCGGGAAATGGCTGAATACTGTCATCCAGAAGCGCCAGCCTGTTGTGAGAAAAAAATATCCCGGAATCATTCCACAGTAATTTTTCGGACTTTTGCCCTCTATTTATAAAGAGACTCGAAAACCGAGAGAGAGAGAGAGAGAGAGTTAGATCGCGCTCTTCATTATCTCGGCCCAGAAACGGGTACTGAGCCGGTTGATCACATTGGATTCCGCATTGAGCAGAATCACGATGCCCACATCCCTCGACTTCGAATAGGCCACATCGGCCCGGAAGCCGGCGACCCAGCCACCGTGATAGATCAGCTGCTCCTTGCCGAACTGATAGATCCGCCAGCCAAGTCCGTAATAGGCGTCTTTCAGATAATTGCGCCAGTCCCGACGGCGAAGTTCCTTTTTGGTGCGGATTTTCTTTTCGGTCAGGCTGTCCAGAACCCCGGCCGACATCACCTCCGGCCGGTGCCCCATCTGGGCAATCAGCCATTGAGCCATGTCGGAGACACTGGCGTTGACACCCGCCGCCGGCAGCACCTCGTAATAGGCCGGTTTTACTTTGGTTTTGAGCCATCCCTTGCGGGTTCTCACATGAGGCGCAGCCCTGTTCTCACTATGCAGAAAAGCCTGATATCCGACCGAAGCGTTGCTCATCTCAAGCGGTTTGAAAATCATGTCACTGATCAGGTTCTCATAGGTCCTGAGCGTGGTTTGCTCCATGACCGGGCCGATCATGGCATAGAGCACATTCTGATAACCGTAACATTCCCCCGGATCGCACAGGGGGTCAACCTTCTTGAAACTGGTGATGATCCTGGGCAGGGGGACATTGGCCTCCAGCATATTATCATAGGCATTGGGCATCACACCGGCGCTGTGGCTGAGCAGATGTCCCAACTGGAGCCGGTCGGCCTTGTGATCGGTCTTGAAACGAAATTCAGGCACATAGCTGACCAGCCGGTCATCAAGAGAGAATTTATGCTCTTCTACCAGTTTGGCGCTCAGGCCGGCAGCAAAGGTTTTGGAGACTGACGCCAGCCGGAACACCGTATGTTCATCCACGGGTTCTGTACCGCCCTGCTCCCGCACCCCGTAACCGTGGATACTGATGATCCGGTCTCCCTGGACAATGGCATAGGCGCCGCCGGGCACATTAGCCTTCGCCAGTTCCTGCCGGAAAAACTGATCGAAGGAACCGGCCAGTTCAGGCAGGCTCGATGTTTCGAAAACAACCGGCTTGTCCCGGGGTGCCGGCGCCGCCTCACAGACAGAGACAAACCCGATCACGATCAAAACCCGGAGGATTACGTCACCCACGCCCACATTCGTTTCCTTGCATAGAGTTTAATGTCCCGGCCTGCTTCTTTCCGACCGATGACAATTATTCTTTTTTGCCGTCAAACCCGGCGAATTTAAGGCCGTCGCCCTTCTGGAAAACCAGGGTTTGCACCTTGCCGCCTTTTTCAATATTTACACGATTTACCTGATCCGGAAAAGTTTCCGTCAGAATGCGATTGATAATACCCAGTCGGGACAGATCTGTCGGCAGCGCCGCTTCCCGGTAAATATGGATATCCTCAACGGCATATTCATATCCCACCCAAGCCAGTTTTATCTGCTCTCCCTGCGGGGTATAAAGGGCGAAACGATCAGCGATATACTCCTTCAGGAAGGCTTCTATCTGTTCATCGGAAAGTTCGTCCGTCGTGTTGATCCGGGCCCGGATCAGGTCTTCCACATCATGGGTAAACAGCCGGTGTGTCACTTGGACCGCCCGCTTGTCTTCACGAAACTCCACGACCGTAAAGGATGCGGCAAAACGATGAGCCAGAGCTGTACTTCCGAAGCCAAACAGACAAAACAAAAGCAGAGCAGCCAGAGTTTTCCGCACTATTTTTTCTCTTTCCCGGCACCGTCGATGGGCTCACGCATTTCTTTCATCATGTCGCGTTTCTTCTTGGTCTTGAACAGGTCGAAACGGCTCTCTTCATTGATTTTGCGCGGGAAGTGATTGTTATCGGTATCCACATCGGCAGTCTCAAGATGGGGATCCAGCTGTACCGCAACGATAGGTTTGTCACTGAGGAGCATTTTGCTGATATGCTTGCTGTCCTTCTTCCAGATTTCCGCAGCCCAGCGGAACTCTTCCTTTTTGCCGTCAGCATA belongs to Emcibacter sp. and includes:
- a CDS encoding sensor histidine kinase; the protein is MRPLPSKSLSFRLAKIGVFLAFLVGILLSGIQVYLDYLDEDKYLEKRMGDILQVAEKPAARAVYIIDQALAGHLLEGLFAYEFVQEATITDDLGQILATRSRPIGSSSTQWLTRRISDVYQVYSKDLKVAGDVTVGSGRIVIRINRDVALAGFYDRAVMVFFTGIVRNMLLVFLLYLAYYFVITKPLNIFVRKISSIDPENPGENPVEIPKSHENDELGWLARTFNGFSNSIVSQFRRLKKTQDELSFARDELIKELEAHKETAEHLMEMRLQADNANRAKSAFLANMSHELRTPLNAIIGFASLMSSEAKGPIGNKDYLGYLHDIEEAGTKLTDLLGQLLDLSRIESGEMELKESIFPLNELIESSLLIFQSDFEDRKLILTKEIDANLGEINADRRRLRQVLMNLISNAIKFSHEGGEIILSAKIDKDGSALISLRDFGIGISEEIIPQMLEPFVQAEIKYNKSFQGAGLGLSLSSLLVKLHGGKVWIESEEGNGTSVYVRLPEKRLAGLSEMS
- a CDS encoding substrate-binding periplasmic protein, with product MFTSVRSYGFRILAAFGFMAALCLPAIGKPEDAARKPVMVVLDIFPFSWREDGQDKGLFVDIARQVRQRSGVDYDIIFQPFGRNIQSLATGKADYSIFHSYPDNDFGYETVGIVSCARLIVVPMANRGITTIDDLNGKSVIFPPGGYFDRHFARHMDIKAVPVAAGESILELASRGRADAFTATDQLIESYQLKISDRYSMPEEFWPKLGKPVELVEANLAFVVSDKSPFRGETGKIAAAISEMQRSGELLRLAKKYSSTVQTGCYSVTAK
- the serA gene encoding phosphoglycerate dehydrogenase, whose product is MVKVLISDKLSPLAKEIFEKRGIQADQIVGMTPEELIAKIPEYDGLAIRSATKVTPEVLAAAKNLKVVGRAGIGVDNVDVKAATGNGVVVMNTPFGNSITTAEHAIAMMFAVAREIPQANESTHAGKWEKSKFMGVELTSKTLGVIGCGNIGAIAADRALGLKMKVVAFDPFLSVERAEEIGVEKVELDELLNRADFITLHTPLTDSTRGILGKEAFAKMKDGVRIINCARGGLIDEAALKDALDSGKVAGAALDVFAEEPAKENPLFGNDKVVATPHLGASTTEAQVNVAVQVAEQMADYLLDGAVTNALNMPSVTAEEAVRLNPYMKLAGELGSFAGQLTENALQKIHIEYQGDVTQLNIRPLTAIVVEGLLQPLMDSVNMVNAMAIAKERDIEIIESKNEGEGDYHTMIRVSVTTDKQTRSVAGTLFADRRPRIVEVKDIRLEAELSKEMLYVTNEDMPGFIGALGTVLGDAGLNIATFSLGRKAEGGEAIALVSIDQQATDEVLEKVQGLPHVRQVKALSF
- a CDS encoding phosphoserine transaminase, coding for MKPEVKPANPLFSSGPCAKRPGWTLEDLKDAPLGRSHRAKIGKSRLKEAIDRTAELLGVPEGYRVGIVPGSDTGAVEMALWSMLGARGVDMLAWESFGSGWITDVTKQLKLDDVRILEAGYGELPDLSKVDPARDVVFTWNGTTSGVKVPNGDWISDDRAGLTICDATSAAFAMDLPFDKLDVVTFSWQKVLGGEGAHGVIILSPRAVERLESFTPNRPLPKIFRLTKGGKLIEDIFTGATINTPSMLCVEDYLDALKWAESIGGLQGMIKRSEANLAVLKNWVDSSDNVAFLAKDPATVSNTSVCLNITAPWFAALSEDDQAAAAKKVVALLDAEGAAYDIGAYRDAPAGLRIWAGSTIETADLEKLVPWVEWALEEVKASYV
- a CDS encoding serine hydrolase domain-containing protein, with amino-acid sequence MGDVILRVLIVIGFVSVCEAAPAPRDKPVVFETSSLPELAGSFDQFFRQELAKANVPGGAYAIVQGDRIISIHGYGVREQGGTEPVDEHTVFRLASVSKTFAAGLSAKLVEEHKFSLDDRLVSYVPEFRFKTDHKADRLQLGHLLSHSAGVMPNAYDNMLEANVPLPRIITSFKKVDPLCDPGECYGYQNVLYAMIGPVMEQTTLRTYENLISDMIFKPLEMSNASVGYQAFLHSENRAAPHVRTRKGWLKTKVKPAYYEVLPAAGVNASVSDMAQWLIAQMGHRPEVMSAGVLDSLTEKKIRTKKELRRRDWRNYLKDAYYGLGWRIYQFGKEQLIYHGGWVAGFRADVAYSKSRDVGIVILLNAESNVINRLSTRFWAEIMKSAI
- a CDS encoding DUF6702 family protein; its protein translation is MRKTLAALLLFCLFGFGSTALAHRFAASFTVVEFREDKRAVQVTHRLFTHDVEDLIRARINTTDELSDEQIEAFLKEYIADRFALYTPQGEQIKLAWVGYEYAVEDIHIYREAALPTDLSRLGIINRILTETFPDQVNRVNIEKGGKVQTLVFQKGDGLKFAGFDGKKE